The segment AACCAGACTGTCAATACTACTGAAGCATTCTTCCAATGATCGAGCGGAAGAGGAGATCGTTCGCAGATGATCATCACCGATAATTTTTCGCCCGATAAGGTAACGAAAGAAAAGCGCCCGACCAGTTAACGCGATGCTTTCGTCAGTTGACAGTCCAAAGCCTTTAAGCTCCTCGCCGGCATCCGTCATCAACCCAAACAAAACGTTGCGCAATATCAGGCTAGAAATTGGGGCAAGCTCTTCGCCGTGGACTAATCGAGGTAGAACACTCGGAGATTCAGCCTTTCCAACTAGAAACGATACCGGCATTGAATTGGGATCGGGACGAAGATCTGTTGCATAAATTTCTAAGCGACCAGGACGCAGAACTCCAAGCCATGCTGGATCACCTCGCATGGCTAGTTTCCGGCGCAAGTCAGCAATATCAAATCCGCTGGATACAACTCCCAGTCGGCTCGCATCTACCACATAAAGTAATGCTTGCCTCCGCTCCTCGATTACTACATCGATGATCGGCTGCCCAGTTTTCCGGACGAGATCCACGTAACGCAGAAGGCGAGGATCGTCTTGACGAGAAAGCTCCACACAATCCACTGGACGAGCGCCGAAGCCCGTCAAAATATCAAGAGTGTTATTCATTGGGAACGAGCAAGCATGTCGGCGATCAAGGGGAGCTCACGCTGAGGCGGCACGATTCCAAGATAAACATCGATACGATTTCGCTCTTCCGCCAAATCAAGAACCCAACCCGACTCACTGATCGGGTGGGCATGCACCAAACGCGTGGCACCGTCCGACCGGCGGATGAAAATCCACTCTTCGGCAGTCACTGACTTAAGTTCAGCTAAATACTTATGGATGCCCCCCGACAACTGGCCCAGCAACCGACTTTTCACACCGAACTGATCTTCCAATGTCTGAAGAACTGCCATCACTACCAAGTCAGCTTTGCTGAAGCGACGGGCACTACGCTCCATAGTGACCATAAAGGAGAAAGGTGGTAATTGGACCCATGCATGGACACGGGAGCGGCACACTCCTCCCAATGCACTGCACACGTCTTTAGCTGTAAAGGAAAGGGGCTTGATCATCTCTGCTCAGAACTCAGCTCAAAACTGTTTTGATTATAAAGCAGTTTCGCGATCTAGCCCAGAAACCTTTTTGGCCCTAAACGCTGCTTGTCGCCAGAACTCGAAGTGAGCGCTCTGCGTTTCCAAAAAAATTCAGCCATACATCACTGCTATGACATCACCACCATGGAGATTCAAACCATGTCATTGCAGTGCCCTCGCTGTAACTCACCCAAAATCGCCTCCTTCCACCAGGCCATGAAAATCGCCGCCGCCATCGGTGCGGTTGGCGGTGCAGCACGCGGCGTCAGTGCAGCACTTGCAGGTGGCCAGGCCGGCGCCACCGTCGGCGCCATGGCTGGCCCGTTCGGCGTCACGCTCGGAGCCGTTTCTGGCGCCATCCTCGGCGGGCTTGTTGGCGGCGCTGGCGGATGTGCATTAGGCGCTCAACTCGGCGACACACTGGATCGCCATGTGCTCGCCCACAATCTCTGCCTGATCTGTGGCCACCGCTTCAACCTGCCTGCTTAAACCGTTCTCCCCTTCTCTCTTTTAGTACGTCCGGACAGTACCACGCAATGCGTGGCACTTATGCCGGCTTGCACCCTAAGGAATCGTAATCATGGCTCATCAAATCGAACAAATGGCTTACGTTGGTGCGACACCGTGGCATGGCCTCGGCAGTCAACTAACACAAAAACAGCCGATTGAAATCTGGCAGCGTGAGGCCGGTATGGACTGGCAAATCCAGGAAAGCCCAGTGCATTTCAAAGCCGACGCTATCGGTCATCTGGGCAGCATCCACTCGTTCCCGGAGCAAAAGGTGCTTTACCGCTCCGACACTAAAGCGCCACTGTCCGTGGTCTCCAACCGCTATCAGATTGTCCAGCCACGTGAGGTGATGGAATTTTATCGAGATCTCACCGAGGTGTCCGGCTATGAGTTGGAAACCGCAGGTGTGCTCAAGGGCGGTCGTAAGTTCTGGGCGCTGGCGCGAACCGGTCACAACACCGTGCTGAAGGGCAACGATCAGGTCAACGGTTACTTGTTGTTGGCGACCTCTTGTGACGGCACGCTCGCCACCACTGCCACACCGACCACCGTTCGCGTGGTCTGCAACAACACCTTAACCATCGCACTGGATGGCACCACTCGTGCCATCAAGGTCCCGCATAGCACCCGTTTCGACCCACAGGTCGTCAAAAAGCAACTGGGGGTGGCCGTCTCGCAATGGGACGAGTTTATGTATCGCATGCGCGTGCTGGCCGAGCGCAAAGTCCAGTGGCGTGAGGCCATGGGGTTCTTCATGAACGTGTTGTGTGACGTCACGCCCAATAGCAAATTACCGGAAGTCCTGCCCAACGAACGCGCCCTGCGCAAGGTGCAAACCCTGTACGAAGGGCGCGGTCGCGGCGCCACGCTGGCGTCGGCGCAAGGCACTGCCTGGGGCCTGCTCAACGCCGTGACCGAGTACGTCGACCACGAGCGTCGAGCGCGCAACAACGAGTACCGCATGGACTCCGCCTGGTTCGGTCAGGGTGCGCAGATAAAGCAACGTGCGCTGGAGGCCGCCCTGCTACTCGCTGCCTGAAATATCTCCCTCCACCACAACGCCCGTTCAGCACTGCGCTCAACGGGCATTTTTGTGTCTGCAAGGTACCCCCTATGAAAGCGATTACCCTACATGAAACTACCTACAAGAGCCGTCCGGCTCTTCGTCTGATCAGCACCAAACAACTACCCCGCGAAGACTGGCTCGCCGTGCGCAAACAAGGTATCGGCAGCTCAGACGCAGGCGCAGCCGTTGGTCTCAACCCGTACAAATCGCAGTTGGAGTTATGGCTGGAGAAAACCGGCCGGGATGCCACGTTACCGAAAATCGATCCCCAGGATGAGGAGAGCCCAGCCTACTGGGGCCATGTGCTGGAGCCCATCGTGGCCTGGCATTACAGCAAACGCACCGGCAAGAAAGTGCGACGAATTAACGCCGTGCTGCAACACCCTGATCCAGAACTACCCTGGATGCTCGCTAATATCGACCGTGAAGTCATCGGCACGCCACAGGTCCAAATCCTTGAATGCAAGACCGCTGGCATAAACGGCGCACGCCTCTGGAAAGAAGGCGTACCCGAGTATGTGCAATTACAGGTCATGCATCAGTTGGCAGTCACCGGCAAACAGGCGGCTGATGTGGCGGTACTCCTGGGCGGCCAGCATCTGGAAATCCACCGCATCGAGCGGGACGAGCAGATGATTGCTCGCCTGATCGACCTGGAGCGGTTGTTCTGGGATTACGTCGTCAGCGATACGCCGCCCCCCCGCTGACGGTTCCGCCTCTGCGGATCAAGCCTTGCGCTGCCTGTACCCACAGGACACCGGGCACACCGTGGACTTAAGCCAGGACGTCCGACTCAATGCCACTTTTGCGGACCTGCAAAAAGTGCGCGAATCAATTGAGCAGAAAGAAACCCAGGAAGCCCAGCTTAAGCAGACCTTACAGCAAGCCATGGGCGATGCCAGTCACGCACTGTTCCAAACCGGCGCCGTCACTTGGAAGAAAGCCAAAGACAGCGTGGCCCTAGATATCCCACGGTTGTTGAACGACAACCCCCATCTACAAGTGCGCTACTCAACCACCAAAACCGGCAGTCGGCGTTTTCTGCTGAAGTGACGCTTGCTGATTATTCCAATGCCCCACCAACTCGTCGCCACCCAGACCGTTCACGCGCTTTCGGTGGCTTTTTAATTTCAGATACAGGAGTAGCGCCATGCTCAAAGGTTTGGCAATAACGCCGCCCGTGCTCGGTCGTATTTCTATCGGCAAAGTGGTCGAACGAAACGGCAAGCGTCTTCCCGAAAAAGACGATCAATTCACCATCACGTCCCAAGTGCAAAATCGGGATGGCTGGTTGCTGCATCCACTGGACGAAGAACTGCGCAAGGCTTCAGAAAACAAACTACGTAACATCCCAATCCGGTTGTTGTTCAACGAGCCTGACCTAAACTTTCGTGCCGACTACAGCTTGTTCGACCGCGCAACGGGCCGACCACGCTGCGTTGGCAACGGCGAGACCTGTAAACGTCAATGTGAGGATGGAATCAAGACGCTGCCCTGCCCATCACCGGATGGCTGTTCCTTGGCCCAGGGGAACGC is part of the Pseudomonas frederiksbergensis genome and harbors:
- a CDS encoding DUF932 domain-containing protein encodes the protein MAHQIEQMAYVGATPWHGLGSQLTQKQPIEIWQREAGMDWQIQESPVHFKADAIGHLGSIHSFPEQKVLYRSDTKAPLSVVSNRYQIVQPREVMEFYRDLTEVSGYELETAGVLKGGRKFWALARTGHNTVLKGNDQVNGYLLLATSCDGTLATTATPTTVRVVCNNTLTIALDGTTRAIKVPHSTRFDPQVVKKQLGVAVSQWDEFMYRMRVLAERKVQWREAMGFFMNVLCDVTPNSKLPEVLPNERALRKVQTLYEGRGRGATLASAQGTAWGLLNAVTEYVDHERRARNNEYRMDSAWFGQGAQIKQRALEAALLLAA